Genomic DNA from Gorilla gorilla gorilla isolate KB3781 chromosome 13, NHGRI_mGorGor1-v2.1_pri, whole genome shotgun sequence:
TTGGGGCGCCCCGGGGAAAACAGATCTCCGGCCACATGCAAGACACACCAGCCACAGGCGGGTGAGAGAGGCAGGGCCACAAAGCTGGATGGAGCAACCAGGATGGGGCCGAGTCCCTCTACATCCCCACTTCCCACAGACCCAGGACAGAACCAAGTCCCTCTACGTCCCCACGCTTCCCGCAGACCCAGGGAGTGACCAGGATGGGGCCAAGTCCCTCTACGTCCCCATACTTCCTGCAGACCCAGGGAGTGACCAGGATGGGGCAAGTCCCTCTACGTCCCCCTGCTTCCCAGCAGACCCAGGGACCCAGGGAGGAGGAGATCAGGCCCTCCCTTCCCTGGAGCACATGGAAGTCCCAGGAGGAGACAGGATAGAAGGAACAGCCCCCATGGTTGCCTTTGCCCAGGACTCTCCCGTCCTCGAGCCACACTTCCTCCCTCCCGAGAGCACACGTCCTCCTTTTCACAAAAGCAGGCACAGCCCGGGGGCCTTGAATCAAGCTCATCCCCCAACACGTGCGTTTCTCACCAACACAAGGGCCTGGGAAAACTTCGAACCCCCGTTTGCAAACAGCCCCCACTGTTCTTAGGGCTAAAGCACAGCCTGGCGCTGCTCCCCAGGCCAAAGGCACCCCACATGCACACCCAGGACTCACCTGAGAAAGGGGGCAGCCCGCCCCGCACCTGGCACAGCCCCAACAGTGCCTCACACTGGTCCGTGCCCAGGGACGTGCAGCTCGCGGGGTCCCACTGCCCGGAGGACGCAAGGATGTGCGGCAGGGGCTCTGGGGTGGACGAAGACGGATCCAGGGACCAAGGACTTTCCAGAAACGCCTTCACATCTGGGGTTCTAGAAGGAGCAACATGACAAGGATCCTGGGTCTATCCCCCAGCCCCCTGGAAGgctgcccccacccaccccaagaGCAGAGGGCTGGACCCGTCCCCAGGACACCCCAGGCACCACCCAGCATCAAGCCAGCCTCTGCCCAGGGGCCCTGGGCCAGCCAAGCTCCACAGCTGTCTGCCCAGTTTCCCTCTGCCCAACTCCCGCGGTTCTAGATTCTTCCACAGCTAATTAGCCCCCAGCCCCATGCCCCAGCCCGCTTTGGGGTAAAATGGGTACACTTAAACACAAGGTGCAGACAGTCCTTCAACCTGGGGAGCTGCCATTCTGAAAAGAACCAAATTATCTTGACTTCAGAAAACTCCATTCCTGAAGCTGTCCATGGGGAGGAGTATGACACCTCACTGACCACCTGTAAATTCCCCACACGCAGGAGCAGAAGAGATCCCTCCCGGTTACCTCCCACCTCCACGCCAGCCCAGGCCCTCAATTCTGCTGACCGCGCTCCCCCCTTGCTGGAGCTCGCCCATGTTGGTCACCTCACACCTGGCCACCTGAGTTGGCAGGGCCCTGGGCAGGTCACCACCTGCGGAGGCCAAGCCGGGCCTCCAGGCCGCACCCTCCCGAGGACATGCCAGGGGGCTTTGGGTCTGCTGCTCCCAGGGTCACCCAGCCCTGGAGAGCAGGCCCCAGGAGACACTAACCGAGTCCCGCTGGACACTCCCGTCCCAAGGTCTGGCACACCTGCTTGAATCTGACTTGACAACGTCAACTGTAAAACATCCTCCTGCAACGAGTGCCACATTTCCTTGGAGGAAGCAAGAATCTGAAATTCAAGTAAACATGTAAAACAAGGACAGAGACAGTCAGCTGAGAAACCCAAGACACGGTGACAAGACTGCTACCCCAGGGCCTGGAGGGTCACTGTGAGCTCGGTCCCCGCTTGGGACTTGGGGGCGAGAGTACAGGTTGACAACGAGGCTGAGGTTCCACCCCGGAAAGACCCCACCATTCCTGATTCAGGCCGTGCATACCCAAGGGCCTCACTGCAAATGCTGGGACCCCTGACCTCACAGATAACAACACAGTTTCATTCCCCACGCAGGTAGGTCCTCAGCCCCAGCACTCACGGGGTCAGCCAGAGCCCCCAGAGCCTTGGAGAGGGGACAGGAGCCTCTCTCTTGGAGACATGCAGAGAAATGATCTAGGGGGTGCTCAGCCAGGGAGGATCAGGAGACCCCAACTCTCCCCCAAATTGGCACGGAGCATCTCGGCAACCCATCAATGAACAGGACTCAGGGGCACAGGAGGGCTGGAGAGGAAGGCTTGCTCCTTTCCAGGAACAGAATAACAACAGGTAAGGCTTGAACAAATCAGGAAGTGCCCTGCCGAAAACGTGGCCTGCTCTAGCCGTGGAGACCCAGAGGGCTGAAGGAGACGGGGATGACAGGGGACACGCTGCCTGCAAGGTGGTGAGATGTCCCATCACCGTGACGCCGGAGGACTGACGGCGTCTACCCTTACAACTCACAGCGTGCTGCTCCTGACTGGGCCCCAGGGCGCTGGCAAGTCGCAGGAACTGCACAGACATCTCCAGGACCGAGGCCATGTCCTCCCGCCGGCCATCGAACTGGGGCAGCAGGGCCCGCAGACGCTCACAGCTCAACGACATCCGCTTCCTGGTTCCGGTCAAGAAACAAATACCTCTGGGCCCTCCCGCCCTCCCCAAGAAGGGACAGCAACTGCTAGAACCTGCCAGATAGACCCTGGGCGCTTGTCAGGCAGAGGGGGCTACAAGATGACTCAGAGCTGCCCCGTGGTCTGAAGCCCCGAGATCCACATCAGAGCACAGCCTGGGCCTGACCCTTGGACCTTGGCGACAGGCTGTCCAGCCCAGGCCCAAACCATGGCTACTTTGCGGTGTGGAAAAGACAGCGAGGGTCAGAGGCAGTCAGAAGCACAGAGGGTCACAGGTGCATAGCCTCAAGAGGCCAAGGCTTCAGGATAAAGAGGGGCTGCAGGATGTTCCCCAACACGGCTTTTCTGGTTTACTTGGAGATGTGCAGTCTGTCCTTCTCCTGGGCACAGGCCACGAGCCCCTCCCAGCTGCCTGACACCTGGTGGCAGCCCCGAACCTAATCTCACCCGCTCCACCCCTTTACAGCGCCCTCACCCCTGGGAGGCACCACCACTCACCTGCGCTCCCTCTCGCTGATCACGTTCCGCCGAAGGCAGGAGCTGGGACCCTCGGCCACCGTAGGGGCCTTGGGCGGGCCCGAGCCCTGGGCCGAGTCCTCGCAGCAGGAGAGGGCACCAGACGGGGAGCCGCTGCCGAGAAAGCCAAGAGCACCGGGCCCTGAGAACCCCAGAAAAGGCCACCAGGAGTCCCAGATGCCAGAATGGGCGTCTTTGGGGTGTGGGTGGAAGTCAAGACTGGGTCACGTAGGGACACGGCCCGGCCCTCTCTgcaccccttcccctctcccaggGTCCAGGGCTCTGCCCCAGGAGGGCCAGGATGGGTGGAGCCCGGCAACTTGCGGAAGAACCCCTGGGTACAGGCCTTGGGCCCCCAACCCCTTGGCCCCCAGCCCAATTCCTCACTTGCATCCCCTGACGGTGGGGACTCTGGAGACCTCCGGGTCGGGCTCAGAGCACCGGGACGCCATGAACTCGCAGCTGCGGAGCGACCCCACGCGCACGGCCCCTTCCGCAGGCAGCCCCGCCCCCTCACGTGTACTCTGCCCACCTGCCACGTGCTTTCCACCTagcctacccccacccccacttgcAATCCGCCCCCATAGCGCATGCGCTCTAGCCCTCCCCACGCAGCCAGCCCAGGGCCCACGTGACCCGCGTTCCTGCAAAGAAGGTGCTGGAAAGGGACTCGGGGTGTCCACCCACTCTGTGCCCCCACAGGacgccaggggaaggggccccaGCCCAGGTGGCCCTGCCTCTACCCTTACCTTCCCGGGGGTCACCTCGGTTCCCACTTATGCGGTGGTCTCGGTGCCCTTGGGCACTTTGGAGATGCGGGCCCTGCCCTTAGGAGCCCAGCCCCTGGTGGGAGTGGGCGGGCTGGGCTGAGTTGTTTAGTCCAGGCCTGGGGGacccagggacacagggagggggaagggTACCCGCCTGCTCCCCAGTCGCCTACGCCTCCATTTTCCCCCAAATCTAGTACGCTTGCAGATGCTGCGCCTCAGGGTAGGGTCACCATCCACACTTCTGGGTCGCCCAGAACCAGGGGCATCCTGTCCCCACCCCAGGCCACCATCGTCCGCGCTCTTCCTCCCGCTGAGCTCTGCCGGACACCCTCGGAACCGTCTATCCCTTCACCTGGCCCTGCCCAAGCACCGTCCCCGCTTTATGCCCTGGGGCCCCAGCTCGACCCCTCACACTCCCAGCAGGTTTCTGCGGGGTCGCGGGGGTCCTGCCCATCCAAATTCAGAAAGCTCCGGCGCCAGGTGTTTGCTCACCTCCCCGCTGAACTCCAGGAGCCGCCCTGCGCTGGGCTTGAGTCCCCCGGTACATACTTTTGGGGGGATGacggagggaagggggaggtggagaCCCTTCCTCTTTCACGGAGGTTGCGGGGGGCCCTCAGGGAAGCAGAGGGGACGAGGGTGGGGGGTGAGGCTGGACTGTTGGGAGGACAGCCCTGGCCTGGCTCGTGCTGAGGTCCGTAGCTGGAGGAGGTGGGGTGGGTGGCAGGGGCTCTCCTCCCGAGAGGGGAGGCAAGAAGGAGCCcgggcaggtgccaccacatggGGGCGTCTGTCCGGGGTGCCCCAGTCTCCTGTGGAGAAGGCGCGGCTCTGGGCCTTGGGCTGGCATCCTGGACTTTGGGCCAAAGATGGGTGAAAGGTGTTTGGAGCAGAGGGAGGTTATGTAATATAAGGTGGTGTCTCCATCCCCGCTCCGCCCAGCCTTGGCTGCAGGTCAGACATGGAGGAGGACCGGGTTGGAGAGGAGGGCAAAAGCTCTCGGGGACCTGGGCCCCTCTCCCGGCCCTGCCCCTGGCCAGGGAGGGATGGACGGGCTGGCGATCTGGGGCTCCTCAGTGGCAGAGTGGTGCCAAGTTTTTGTTTCCCTAAAGCCCTCGGAATGTCATCAGACCTGCGACTCTCCTGCCGTTGACAACACGTGTAATTACTGCTAATTAATCACAGATGCAGATGGTGCGGCCTCTCAGTTTTTTCTGAGTTCCCCAGGCAGGAGGGCGTTGGCAGAAAGGCCACCATCTTGCCCCGGCGGCACC
This window encodes:
- the SOHLH1 gene encoding spermatogenesis- and oogenesis-specific basic helix-loop-helix-containing protein 1 isoform X1, whose protein sequence is MASRCSEPDPEVSRVPTVRGCNGSPSGALSCCEDSAQGSGPPKAPTVAEGPSSCLRRNVISERERRKRMSLSCERLRALLPQFDGRREDMASVLEMSVQFLRLASALGPSQEQHAILASSKEMWHSLQEDVLQLTLSSQIQAGVPDLGTGVSSGTRTPDVKAFLESPWSLDPSSSTPEPLPHILASSGQWDPASCTSLGTDQCEALLGLCQVRGGLPPFSEPSSLVPWPPGRSLPKAVRSPLSWPPFSQQQTLPVMSGEALGWLGQAGPLALGAAPLGEPAEEDPMLAQEAGSALGSDVDDGTSFLLTAGPSSWPGSLEGRGGSGPAWAPAESSPLDNGEPGFLGDPEPGSQELQDSPLEPWGLDVDCAGLALKDEVESIFPDFFAC
- the SOHLH1 gene encoding spermatogenesis- and oogenesis-specific basic helix-loop-helix-containing protein 1 isoform X2, with translation MASRCSEPDPEVSRVPTVRGCNGSPSGALSCCEDSAQGSGPPKAPTVAEGPSSCLRRNVISERERRKRMSLSCERLRALLPQFDGRREDMASVLEMSVQFLRLASALGPSQEQHAILASSKEMWHSLQEDVLQLTLSSQIQAGVPDLGTGVSSGTRTPDVKAFLESPWSLDPSSSTPEPLPHILASSGQWDPASCTSLGTDQCEALLGLCQVRGGLPPFSEPSSLVPWPPGRSLPKAVRSPLSWPPFSQQQTLPVMSGEALGWLGQAGPLALGAAPLGEPAEEDPMLAQEAGSALGSDVDDGTSFLLTAGPSSWPGFSVWEPVPGSGPTGVLGLGPPGSLEGRGGSGPAWAPAESSPLDNGEPGFLGDPEPGSQELQDSPLEPWGLDVDCAGLALKDEVESIFPDFFAC